DNA sequence from the Pseudoglutamicibacter cumminsii genome:
GTGTTGCTTGGAGCTAACTGGGCTAGAACCAACGGGCTTTTCTGTTCTAAGATCGAACTGATCTGTTACCGACGCCTAGTTAGGTTGTTATGAACACCCCTGACTTTTCCTCAATGACTGAGGCGGATGTTAGAAATAATCCGCACTTGGATGCGAATGCGTTGATGAACATCGCGCAGGCGCGTCCGGATCTGCGTTCCGCGGTGCGTCAGCACCCTAATTGCTATCAGGCTCTTGCTGAGTGGATCGATAGCCAGTCGGGTGGTGGTCAGCAGCAACCGCAGCAGCAGTCGCAGCAGCAAAACCAGTTCCAACAGCACCAGCCTGCGCAGAGCTACAACACTGGCTACGGTCAGCAGGGTCAGTCTCAGCAATACGGTCAGAATCAGTATGGCCATGCGCAGCAGAACCAGTACCAGCAGGGTGGCTACGGTCAGGCCCAGCAGTACGGCCAGAACCAATATGGCCAGCAGCAATACGGTCAGTCGACCTATGGGCAGGCTGGCCCGGGCTTTTCCGCTCCAAAAGACTGGACGGGTTGGCTTCCGTTCATCATCGCGGGTCTAGCGGTTCTTAGTTTCATTGCGATTTTCTTGCCGGCGGTGTCGGCCAAGAATCCATTTGGGGGCGAGAGCCTGTCTGGTTCGCTTCTTGAACTTGAGGACTCCGTTGGTGTTTTTGCGATCTTTGCGATGATTCTGGTGATCGCTGCTGTTGTCCTGCCGGTTGTGACGTTTTTTGTACCGCGGAAGCCACTACCTTTGATCTACCCAATCGCAGGGATTGCCGCTGGTGCCATGGGTGTCATCACCTACATTGTGATGTTCATCCAGATCGGTGCCCGCCTTAACAAAGCCCGCGAGGAAGCTGGGCGGTACGGTGTCTCCCTAGAGGATACCGGCGTCACATTGGGTCCCGCGTTCGGTACCTTCGTTGGTTTGATCGCGTTCGGTTTGCTTTTGGCTGCAGGTCTTCTCGCACTTCTGATGGAGTTGAAGGGTAAGGGCCTCAGTGCGAAAGCTCAGCCAGCTTTGGCAGGTAGCTCCAACGCGGGCGCGTGGGGCCAGCAGTCTTCTCAGAACAACCAGTACGGTGGTTACGCTCAGCAGTCGCAGTACACGCAGCAGGGTCAGCATGGTCAGCAGGGTGGCTACGGCCAACAGGGCCAGTACGGTAACCAGCCTCAGCAGTACGGATCCTACGGTTACGGTCAGCAGCAGGGTAACCAACAGCAGGGTCAGCAGCAGTACGGTCAGCAGTCGTCCGAACAGTACGGGCAGCAATTCTCTGAGATCCAAGAGCCGGCTCAGAGCGAGCCAGTTGTTTCGGAGCCGACTGTTTCTGAACCGGAGTCGGTGGCTTCGGAAGAGCTGTCTTCCGCTGAATCAGCAACGTCTGAGCCTGAGGTAAATGTTGAGCCAGTGGCTGAGACCTCTGAAGAGGTAAGCGAGGAGCCAACACCAGCTGCTGAAGCTGAACCAGTTCAGGAATCAGCTGACGTAACTGCCCAGGAGCCAGCTGAATCACCGGCTGAGGAATCGGGGGAGACGGTGCCGGCCGACGCATCGGCTGCCGATTTGCAGCAGCTTGCAGCGACTAAGCCTGAATTGTGGGAGCAGATCTGCCAGCACCCTAACTGCTACCCAGCATTGGCGGAGTGGATCAAACAAAACCAAGGCAACAATTGATTCATCTGGAGGACCAGGGTCTGGGTGCGTAGCCCATCCTGCATCTCCGTTGTGAGAAGATGCCCCAAGAGGAGACTCTTGGGGCATCTTTCGTAACTACATCAGGAAGCCTTCTACGGTTCGTTTTGGGGCTTTGATGAATGTGGCGCGTTCACGGCCAGATCTGCGTGCCACGGTGTGTTAGCACCCGAGCTGTTATCCAGCTTTAGCTGTCTGAATCAAACGGGCGCAAACTATGAATCATTAGAGCATTCCTCGTCGGGTAGTAAAGGGATGTGGCCCATGGATAGGGGTCACATCTCGGCGCGTTAAAGACTGTTTCAAGCTTCGGGAAGAGTGTAGGATAGATCACAGTTGCGAATACAGAATGCAGTGTTCGCATATCGAACTTTTCTGTGATCGTTTGACCGCGATATCGTTTCACCGCAATGGAGCCAGAATGCAGTTTCACCACAACGGCTATGTGACCGGAGACCCCCTCATCAAGGAAGCCGCAGGCGTCGGCATTAACCGTAGTGAAGACCTTCCGGAGGTCATGGACGTACTGATCGTGGGTGAAGGCCCCGCCGGTATGACGACCGCAGCACAGCTTTCAGTCTTCCCGCAGCTCGATGTGCGCCTGATCGAGCGCCGCGAACACGAGTTGCAGGTCGGCCAGGCAGACGGCATCCAGGCTCGCTCCGTCGAAACGTTCCAGGCCTTCGGGTTCGCAAACCGCGTGATCGACGAGGCCTTCCACCTCCGCGAAATGGCGTTCTGGAAGCCGGACCCAGAAAATCCGAAGAACATCGTCCGCGCGGCACTCGCTCCGGATGACCCGCACGGTGTCTCCGAATTCCCGCACCTGATCATCAACCAGGCGCGCATCATGCAGTACTTCGGCGAGTTCATGCGCAACCAGCCATCCCGCATGAAGCCGAACTACGGCATCGAATACCTCTCCCACGAACGCGACGATTCCCAGGAATACCCACTGCTCGTCAACCTGCGGTACACGTTCGGCGAAAAGGCCGGCGAAGAGTTCTCGGTCCGCACCAAGTACCTCGTCGGCGCAGACGGTGCGCGTTCACAGATCCGCCGCGACATCGGCGCAACCCGCGTAGGCCAGCAGGCCGCACACGCGTGGGGAGTCGTGGACTCCATCGTCGAAACTGACTTCCCAGACTGGCGCACCAAGTGCGCCATCCAGTCCCACGACGGCGGCTCGATCCTCCACATTCCACGCGAAGGTGGCGCGATGTCGCGCATGTACGTCGACCTCGGCGAAACCGCTCCGGACGACGACGGCAAGGTCCGCCAGACCCCGCTCGAAGAGATCGTTCGCCACGCCAACGAGATCCTCCACCCATACACGGTCGAGGTTAAGAACGTTGCCTGGTGGTCGGTTTACGAGGTCGGCCACCGCGTGACCGACCGCTTCGACGACGTCCCTGTCGAGGAAGCCGGCAAGAAGATGCCGCGCGTCTTCATCCTCGGCGACGCCTGCCACACCCACTCCGCTAAGGCCGGCCAGGGCATGAACGTGTCGATGCAGGACGCATTCAACCTCGGTTGGAAGCTCGCACACGCCTTGCTCGGCACCGCCCCGCAGGAGATCCTTTCGACCTACACGGGTGAGCGCCAGGTCATCGCCCAGAACCTCATCGACTTCGACATGGAATGGTCCTCGATGATGGCCCGCAAGCCAGAGGAATTCGAGAACCCGAGCGACCTCGAGGACTTCTACGTCCGCACCGCTGAGTTCCCAGCGGGCTTCATGACCGAATACGAGTCATCCATGGTCTGCGGCGGCACCAAGCACCAGGCGCTCGCCGAGGGCTTCACGGTTGGTAAGCGCTTCAAGTCGGCGTGGGCTACCCGCCGTTGCGACGGCGTGCGCGTCCACCTTGGTCACCTCGCTGAGGCCGATGGCCGCTGGCGCATGTATGTGTTCGCTGACGGCGCGCACCCAACCGAGCACTCGGCGGTGGATGACTTCGCTGCCTGGCTTAAGGACGACGAAGCCTCACCACTGGTTGGTGGCGAGCTCGGCGGCCGCCCGCGTCACGAGTGGTTTGACGTCAAGGTCATCTACCAGCAGTCGCACGAAGAGTTCGAGGTCTTCGACGCGCCCGAGGTGTTCCGCCCACGCTACGGCAAGTACAACATCATGCAGTGGGAGAACGTGTTCGCCGCGGCTCTCGGCAACGCCGACCGTGAGCGTCAGGAAATGAACCCTGTTGCGCTCAGCCGTGACATTTTCGATGAGCGCGGTCTCTCGCGTGACGGCGTGGTTGTTGTTGTGCGCCCTGACCAGTATGTTGCGCAGGTCCTTCCGTTGGATGCCACTGATGAGCTGAGCGAGTTCTTCAAGGGCGTCCTCTCGGAGTCCTAGAACGTTCTCAAGAACTGGGTGTCTTTGTGACGGTTGAAACTGAGGGCCGTGCGGGGGCGTCTGCGGCGGGTTCGCAGACGCTCTCGCGCGGCCTGAGTTTGTTGGAGGCTATCGCGGAGCATGAGCAGGGTCTCACGATTCCGCAGTTGTGCGATCGGGTTGGTTTGCACCGCTCGATTGTGTACCGCCTGTTGCGTACGTTGGAGGCGCACAACATGGTGGTGCGTGGGTCGGATGGCGTGGTGACGTTGGGTCCGAACTTGTTGGTTTTGGCCCGTTCTGTGAACCGTGATGTTCAGGCTGCCGCGTTGCCGGAGTTGACGAGGTTGTCGCAGGATCTGCAGATGACGGCGTTCATTGCGGTTTTGACGCAGAATCACGTGGTCACGTTGGTTTCGGTTGAGCCGAAGACCGACGGTGCCGCGCTGGTTCAGCGTCCGGGTTCGTCGCATGCGTTGGATGCTGGCGCCCCGGGTGCGGCTATTCGTGCCCAGTTGGGGCCGGCGGAGTTGGAGGCGCGCGGTGTCGCTACCCCGGAGTTGTTCGGGGATGCCGCGCGCCCGTATGCGAAGAGCCGTTCGCAGGTTTTGGATGGCGTGAGTTCGATTGCCGTTCCGTTGCGGGTTCCGGGGTATGCCGCGGCCTCGCTTGGGGTGGTGTTTGTGAGCCGTGAGAACGATGCGGGGGTTGCGGCTGCTTTGCATCGTTCGGCTTCGCTGATTGAGGCTGATCTGTTGTAGGTCGGTAGGCTGTGAGCATGTCGAATGTGGACTCCGAGGGTTTTGATGTGATGGGCGAGAATTCAGACGCTGTAGCTGGCCAGGTTGATCAGCCGCGGATTGAGCGCGCTGTCCGTGAGATTTTGTTGGCGGTGGGTGAGGATCCGGACCGGGATGGTTTGGTGGATACACCGGCGCGTGTGGCGCGTGCGTATGCCGAGGTTTTCTCGGGCCTGCATATGGATCCGGCTGAGTTGTTGTCCACGACGTTCGATATCGATCATTCGGAGATGGTCTTGGTGAAGGACATCCCGTTTTATTCGACGTGTGAGCACCATTTGGTTCCGTTCCATGGCCGCGCCCACATCGGCTATATTCCGGGTGTTTCGGGCAAGGTTACGGGGTTGTCGAAGCTTGCCCGGCTGGTTGATTTGTTTGCTCGGCGTCCGCAGGTTCAGGAGCGTTTGACGACTCAGATTGTTGAGGCGTTGGAGGAGCATTTGCAGCCGTGCGGCGCGATTGTGGTGATTGAGGCTGAGCATTTGTGCATGTCGATGCGGGGTGTGCGTAAGCCTGGGTCGACGACGACGACGTCGGCTGTGCGTGGTCAGTTGCGTGAGCCTGCTACGCGTGCTGAGGCGATGGGCTTGATTATGGGGCATGGCCGTTAGCTTTTTGTGTGGCGGGTAAGCTAGGGGTAGGCGGCTTTGTGCCGCGTGTTCGTTGCGAATCGTCTGGAAGGTCGGTTGATGTTCAACCTCGCTGCAACTCCTGGTACTGGTCCTAACACGTCTGCTTTGCCTGTGATCCGTGCGAAGTCTCGTGAGGATGCTTGGGCTGATTTGCCTCATGATCGTTGCTTGGTGATGGGTGTTTTGAATGTCACTGAGGATTCGTTTTCGGATGGTGGCCGTTTCCTGAATGTTGATGCGGC
Encoded proteins:
- the folE gene encoding GTP cyclohydrolase I FolE, yielding MGENSDAVAGQVDQPRIERAVREILLAVGEDPDRDGLVDTPARVARAYAEVFSGLHMDPAELLSTTFDIDHSEMVLVKDIPFYSTCEHHLVPFHGRAHIGYIPGVSGKVTGLSKLARLVDLFARRPQVQERLTTQIVEALEEHLQPCGAIVVIEAEHLCMSMRGVRKPGSTTTTSAVRGQLREPATRAEAMGLIMGHGR
- a CDS encoding FAD-dependent monooxygenase; translated protein: MQFHHNGYVTGDPLIKEAAGVGINRSEDLPEVMDVLIVGEGPAGMTTAAQLSVFPQLDVRLIERREHELQVGQADGIQARSVETFQAFGFANRVIDEAFHLREMAFWKPDPENPKNIVRAALAPDDPHGVSEFPHLIINQARIMQYFGEFMRNQPSRMKPNYGIEYLSHERDDSQEYPLLVNLRYTFGEKAGEEFSVRTKYLVGADGARSQIRRDIGATRVGQQAAHAWGVVDSIVETDFPDWRTKCAIQSHDGGSILHIPREGGAMSRMYVDLGETAPDDDGKVRQTPLEEIVRHANEILHPYTVEVKNVAWWSVYEVGHRVTDRFDDVPVEEAGKKMPRVFILGDACHTHSAKAGQGMNVSMQDAFNLGWKLAHALLGTAPQEILSTYTGERQVIAQNLIDFDMEWSSMMARKPEEFENPSDLEDFYVRTAEFPAGFMTEYESSMVCGGTKHQALAEGFTVGKRFKSAWATRRCDGVRVHLGHLAEADGRWRMYVFADGAHPTEHSAVDDFAAWLKDDEASPLVGGELGGRPRHEWFDVKVIYQQSHEEFEVFDAPEVFRPRYGKYNIMQWENVFAAALGNADRERQEMNPVALSRDIFDERGLSRDGVVVVVRPDQYVAQVLPLDATDELSEFFKGVLSES
- a CDS encoding helix-turn-helix domain-containing protein, coding for MTVETEGRAGASAAGSQTLSRGLSLLEAIAEHEQGLTIPQLCDRVGLHRSIVYRLLRTLEAHNMVVRGSDGVVTLGPNLLVLARSVNRDVQAAALPELTRLSQDLQMTAFIAVLTQNHVVTLVSVEPKTDGAALVQRPGSSHALDAGAPGAAIRAQLGPAELEARGVATPELFGDAARPYAKSRSQVLDGVSSIAVPLRVPGYAAASLGVVFVSRENDAGVAAALHRSASLIEADLL